The uncultured Hyphomonas sp. genome includes a region encoding these proteins:
- a CDS encoding RNA polymerase sigma factor, producing MNRRPDLFLVTDEGRDMRTDPDLAAEAARGSEAAFAELVRRHQARVRGMARRLIGSASAGDDIAQATFLSAWQKIGTYAGGTFSAWICAICWREFLQVRRKTRPEIEFDETAEILAFERPTDRQDDRMDLGRALEKLTEAQRVCVVMCVAAGLTHREAAEATGWPLGTVKSHVLRGVEALRKHLAKPEVA from the coding sequence ATGAACAGAAGGCCTGACCTCTTTCTGGTCACGGACGAAGGACGGGACATGCGCACGGATCCGGACCTGGCTGCGGAAGCAGCACGCGGCAGCGAGGCGGCTTTTGCCGAACTCGTCCGCCGCCACCAGGCCCGCGTGCGCGGCATGGCAAGGCGCCTGATCGGATCGGCGAGTGCCGGAGACGATATCGCCCAGGCCACCTTCCTGTCGGCCTGGCAGAAAATCGGCACCTATGCCGGCGGCACGTTCAGCGCCTGGATCTGCGCCATCTGCTGGCGGGAGTTCCTGCAGGTCCGCCGCAAGACGCGGCCCGAGATCGAATTCGACGAAACCGCCGAGATCCTCGCTTTCGAGCGGCCGACTGACCGGCAGGACGACCGGATGGACCTCGGCCGGGCGCTCGAAAAACTGACCGAGGCCCAGCGCGTCTGCGTCGTCATGTGCGTCGCCGCCGGCCTCACCCACCGCGAAGCGGCCGAAGCCACCGGCTGGCCGCTTGGCACCGTGAAGTCCCATGTGTTGCGAGGCGTCGAAGCCCTCCGCAAACACCTTGCGAAGCCCGAAGTGGCGTGA
- a CDS encoding calcium/sodium antiporter has product MDIALLIIGGLLGLVFGGDLLVRGAVDLAHRIGLSPLVIGLTLVGFGTSTPELVTSLQAAFVGSPGIAVGNVVGSNIANILLILGVAALLAPVIIDKAAFRRDGAVLVLSALMCLGAALFGRFTPAIGAVFVLTLAAYLVFTVLQERQAGTARTDVPADGESQTQTGSVWKYLAFVAGGLVLTILGARFLVFGAIDVAKAFNVSEAVIGLTIVAVGTSLPELVTTVAAARRGQSDIAFGNIVGSNIFNVLFILGATSLVHPIAVPASIAAFDIWVMTGVTALLLLVAMTNWRINRIEGGVLLGAYVAYNIWLGAMAGS; this is encoded by the coding sequence ATGGACATTGCACTTCTGATTATCGGCGGCCTTCTGGGCCTTGTTTTTGGCGGTGACCTTCTGGTCCGCGGCGCGGTCGACCTGGCGCACAGGATCGGTCTGTCGCCGCTGGTCATCGGGCTCACGCTTGTCGGGTTCGGCACATCCACGCCCGAACTGGTGACCAGCCTGCAAGCCGCGTTTGTCGGCTCCCCCGGCATTGCGGTGGGCAATGTGGTCGGCAGCAACATCGCCAACATTCTGCTCATCCTCGGCGTCGCTGCATTGCTCGCGCCCGTCATCATCGACAAGGCAGCCTTCCGGCGGGACGGCGCCGTGCTCGTCCTGTCCGCACTCATGTGTCTGGGCGCTGCCCTGTTCGGGCGGTTCACACCGGCCATCGGTGCCGTCTTTGTCCTGACATTGGCCGCCTATCTCGTCTTCACGGTTCTGCAGGAACGCCAGGCTGGCACAGCCAGGACGGACGTTCCGGCCGATGGTGAAAGTCAAACTCAAACAGGCAGTGTCTGGAAATATCTCGCCTTTGTCGCTGGCGGTCTGGTGCTCACCATCCTGGGCGCCCGCTTTCTGGTGTTTGGGGCAATCGACGTGGCGAAAGCGTTCAATGTGTCCGAGGCGGTGATCGGCCTCACCATCGTCGCAGTCGGCACCTCGCTGCCGGAGCTGGTCACGACGGTTGCAGCCGCCCGTCGGGGTCAGTCTGACATTGCGTTCGGAAACATTGTCGGCAGCAACATTTTCAACGTCCTGTTCATCCTCGGCGCAACTTCGCTTGTTCATCCGATTGCCGTGCCGGCGTCCATTGCCGCTTTCGACATCTGGGTCATGACCGGCGTGACCGCACTCTTGCTGCTTGTTGCCATGACAAACTGGCGCATCAACCGCATTGAGGGCGGCGTCCTTCTGGGCGCCTATGTCGCCTACAACATCTGGCTGGGTGCGATGGCCGGGTCGTAG
- a CDS encoding nucleoside triphosphate pyrophosphatase, with translation MASTGAARLILASASPRRRDLLAQIGIVPDAICPTDIDETRHKDESPRALAERLAREKALACPEEGYVLAADTVVALGSRNLEKAADAAEAEAFLRLLSGRSHQCLTGIAVRAPDGRLSARTVLARVKFKRLTDRDIADYVASGDWKGKAGGYGIQGAAGGFVTGINGSYTAIVGLPLYETKALLEGMGWKNAAPR, from the coding sequence ATGGCGTCTACCGGGGCCGCGCGGCTCATCCTCGCCAGCGCAAGCCCCCGGCGCCGGGACCTGCTCGCCCAGATTGGCATCGTCCCGGACGCCATCTGTCCCACAGACATCGACGAGACCCGCCACAAGGACGAAAGCCCGCGCGCGCTGGCCGAACGGCTTGCGCGCGAAAAGGCGCTGGCCTGCCCGGAAGAGGGCTATGTGCTGGCCGCCGACACGGTCGTCGCGCTGGGCAGCCGGAACCTTGAGAAGGCAGCGGATGCGGCAGAGGCCGAGGCCTTCCTGCGGCTGCTCTCAGGCCGGTCGCACCAATGCCTCACCGGCATCGCCGTGCGCGCGCCCGATGGACGCCTCAGCGCCCGCACCGTGCTCGCCCGCGTGAAGTTCAAACGCCTCACCGACCGGGACATTGCCGACTATGTCGCCAGCGGCGACTGGAAGGGCAAGGCCGGCGGCTATGGCATCCAGGGCGCCGCGGGCGGTTTCGTCACCGGCATCAATGGCAGCTACACCGCCATCGTCGGCCTGCCGCTCTATGAGACCAAAGCCCTGCTCGAAGGCATGGGGTGGAAGAACGCCGCGCCTCGCTGA
- the infA gene encoding translation initiation factor IF-1, which produces MSKEELIEFEGTVVELLPNATFRVKLENDHEIIAHTAGKMRKNRIRVLTGDRVMVEMTPYDLTKGRITYRFK; this is translated from the coding sequence ATGTCGAAGGAAGAACTAATTGAATTCGAGGGCACGGTGGTGGAATTGCTGCCGAACGCGACCTTCCGCGTGAAACTCGAAAATGACCACGAGATCATCGCCCACACGGCTGGCAAGATGCGCAAGAACCGCATCCGCGTGCTGACGGGCGACCGGGTGATGGTCGAGATGACGCCCTATGACCTGACCAAGGGCCGCATCACCTACCGCTTCAAGTAA
- a CDS encoding UPF0262 family protein: MSDKNRLISVEIDEDTLGASGPDAEHERRVAIFDLIEQNSFALPEHGEGPFILALSKVERRLVFAVRDEHGKDVHTFILSLNPFRGVIRDYFMICDSYYDAIRTQSPHQIEAIDMARRGIHNEGSELLAERLQGKVEIDFLTARRLFTLICALHAGQARAAG, translated from the coding sequence ATGTCGGATAAGAACCGTCTCATCTCGGTCGAGATCGACGAAGACACGCTGGGCGCCTCGGGGCCTGACGCCGAGCACGAGCGCCGTGTCGCCATCTTCGACCTGATCGAGCAGAACAGCTTCGCCCTGCCGGAACATGGCGAAGGCCCGTTCATCCTTGCCTTGTCCAAGGTGGAGCGGCGCCTCGTTTTCGCGGTGCGCGACGAGCACGGCAAGGATGTGCACACCTTCATCCTGTCGCTGAACCCGTTCCGGGGCGTGATCCGCGATTATTTCATGATCTGCGACAGCTATTATGACGCGATCCGTACCCAGTCGCCGCACCAGATCGAAGCGATCGACATGGCCCGGCGCGGCATACACAATGAAGGCTCGGAGCTTCTGGCAGAGCGCCTGCAGGGCAAGGTGGAGATCGATTTCCTCACCGCCCGGCGCCTCTTCACCCTGATCTGCGCCCTCCATGCCGGACAGGCCAGAGCAGCAGGATGA
- the hisD gene encoding histidinol dehydrogenase — protein MARTFNTSAPDFETRFSRFLGEQRADGHDVGGIVTKILDEVEVRGGEAVARYTAQFDELQIDPTTLQSDNVELAALAAECPADLKEAIDFAHDRIAAYHSAQRPSDHSFTDEAGVELGWRWTSLESVGVYVPGGRASYPSSVLMNTVPAKIAGVDRIVMVAPAPKGEMGPAVAYAALRAGVDEFYPIGGAQAVGALAYGAGRLKPVDKIVGPGNAFVAEAKRQVFGRVGIDTIAGPSEILVIADETANPDWIAADLLSQAEHDPSSQSILIAVDEAVGRAVDNSVDSQLKSLATGERAARSWSSHGAIIFARDLDEAAVIANRIAAEHVELAVADPDAMLPKIRHAGAVFLGHHTPEALGDYVTGSNHVLPTSRAARFSSGLGLYDFLKRMSVQRASPEGFAALAPAALRLAEAERLPAHARSVSIRSNAGQKSGNG, from the coding sequence ATGGCCCGTACATTCAACACATCCGCACCGGATTTCGAGACCCGGTTCAGCCGCTTCCTTGGGGAACAGCGGGCGGACGGCCATGATGTTGGCGGTATCGTGACGAAGATCCTGGACGAAGTGGAAGTCCGCGGCGGTGAGGCTGTGGCCCGCTATACGGCCCAGTTCGACGAGCTGCAGATCGACCCGACCACGCTGCAATCCGACAATGTCGAGCTTGCGGCGCTGGCTGCCGAGTGCCCGGCGGACCTGAAAGAAGCTATCGACTTCGCGCACGACCGCATCGCCGCCTACCACTCTGCCCAACGTCCCTCGGACCATTCGTTTACGGATGAGGCAGGCGTCGAGCTTGGCTGGCGGTGGACGTCGCTGGAAAGCGTCGGCGTCTATGTCCCCGGCGGGCGGGCGAGCTATCCCTCGTCGGTGCTGATGAACACGGTCCCGGCCAAGATCGCCGGTGTGGACCGCATCGTCATGGTCGCCCCGGCGCCGAAGGGCGAGATGGGCCCGGCGGTCGCTTACGCTGCCCTGCGCGCGGGCGTCGACGAATTCTACCCGATTGGCGGGGCACAGGCCGTCGGCGCGCTGGCTTACGGAGCAGGGCGGCTGAAGCCGGTCGACAAGATCGTCGGCCCCGGCAATGCCTTCGTCGCGGAGGCAAAGCGGCAGGTTTTCGGCCGCGTTGGCATCGACACGATTGCAGGTCCCTCGGAAATTCTCGTCATCGCGGACGAGACCGCCAACCCCGACTGGATCGCGGCCGACCTGCTCAGCCAGGCCGAGCATGACCCGTCTTCCCAGTCGATCCTGATTGCTGTGGACGAAGCTGTGGGCAGGGCTGTGGATAACTCTGTGGATTCGCAGTTGAAATCGCTGGCGACCGGCGAGCGTGCGGCGCGGTCCTGGTCGTCCCACGGGGCGATCATCTTCGCGCGCGATCTCGACGAGGCTGCCGTCATCGCCAACCGCATCGCGGCCGAGCACGTCGAACTCGCCGTGGCCGACCCGGACGCCATGCTGCCGAAGATCCGCCATGCCGGCGCGGTCTTCCTCGGCCACCACACGCCGGAAGCACTTGGCGACTATGTCACCGGCTCGAACCATGTGCTGCCGACCAGCCGCGCGGCGCGGTTCTCGTCCGGCCTCGGCCTCTACGACTTCCTGAAGCGCATGAGCGTACAGCGCGCGAGCCCTGAGGGCTTCGCCGCGCTCGCGCCGGCGGCCTTGCGCCTCGCTGAGGCCGAACGCCTGCCGGCTCATGCCCGCTCCGTCTCCATTCGCTCGAATGCAGGCCAGAAAAGCGGAAACGGGTGA
- a CDS encoding VOC family protein, with the protein MYSHVTLGTNDWAAVKPFWAAVMDALSIPVMFEYDSGIAYGEATGPKLFIGPPFDGQPATNGNGTHVAFIADSRAKVDAFYAAAMANGGSDEGPPGPRPHYHKNYYGAYVRDPDGNKIQAVCHRAEG; encoded by the coding sequence ATGTACAGCCATGTCACCCTCGGCACCAATGACTGGGCCGCTGTGAAGCCCTTCTGGGCGGCGGTCATGGATGCGCTCTCCATCCCGGTCATGTTCGAATATGATAGCGGCATTGCCTATGGCGAGGCCACGGGGCCAAAGCTCTTCATCGGCCCGCCTTTCGACGGGCAGCCCGCCACGAACGGCAACGGCACCCATGTCGCTTTCATTGCCGACAGCCGGGCGAAGGTGGACGCCTTTTATGCGGCCGCGATGGCCAATGGCGGATCGGACGAAGGCCCGCCCGGCCCGCGCCCGCACTATCACAAGAACTATTACGGCGCCTATGTCAGAGACCCGGACGGCAACAAGATCCAGGCCGTCTGCCATCGGGCGGAGGGGTAG
- a CDS encoding DUF2948 family protein, whose protein sequence is MSELKPLRLLAEEAEDLEIISAAVQDSVVKAENLNYEARIRRFSLELNRYRWEEGVQKRHDGERVRSLLAFDGVLGVKTRAVTKADPELILSLLQVTFTPDAEPPGGKITLLFAGDGEIELTVEALDATLLDSDYIWNTRHTPSHERRKR, encoded by the coding sequence ATGTCTGAACTGAAACCACTCCGCCTGCTCGCCGAGGAGGCCGAGGATCTCGAGATTATCTCCGCCGCGGTTCAGGATTCCGTGGTGAAGGCCGAGAACCTCAATTACGAGGCGCGCATCCGCCGCTTCTCGCTGGAGCTCAACCGCTACCGCTGGGAAGAGGGCGTTCAGAAGCGCCATGATGGCGAACGCGTCCGCTCCCTGCTGGCCTTTGATGGTGTGCTGGGCGTCAAGACCCGCGCCGTTACCAAGGCCGACCCGGAACTGATCCTCTCCCTGCTGCAGGTGACGTTCACCCCGGACGCCGAACCGCCCGGAGGCAAGATCACGCTCCTCTTCGCAGGCGATGGCGAAATCGAGCTGACCGTCGAAGCGCTCGACGCGACTCTGCTCGACAGCGACTACATCTGGAACACCCGCCACACGCCGAGCCACGAGCGCCGGAAGCGGTAG
- the murA gene encoding UDP-N-acetylglucosamine 1-carboxyvinyltransferase produces MDRLVIQGGHKLNGHIPISGAKNSALKLMVACLLTDQPITLTNMPSLADTRFLAQLLETLGVEVYWPKGESTCHLNAAELKSTIAPYDQVRKMRASFNVLGPLIARSGHATVSLPGGCAIGARPVDLHLQALAAMGADLKVEQGYVKAAAIHGLKGAHINFSMPSVGATEHAMLTATLAEGVTVLENAAREPEIEDLAVCLNSMGADITGAGTSVIRIKGTESLKGTTHSVMADRIEAGTYAIAAAAAGGDVTLDGCPVDALGAMIAKLREAGVTVDADETAHTLRIRRNGSHLKAVNLSTQPHPGFPTDLQAQFMALMAISEGTSVIRETIFENRFMHAPELSRLGADITVRGQEAIVKGVPQLTAAPVMATDLRASVSLVIAGLAAEGETVVNRIYHLDRGFERLEEKLTACGAKIERRSGEEE; encoded by the coding sequence ATGGACAGACTCGTTATTCAAGGTGGCCACAAGCTGAATGGCCACATCCCGATCTCCGGCGCGAAGAACTCGGCGCTGAAGCTCATGGTCGCCTGCCTGCTGACGGACCAGCCGATCACCCTCACCAACATGCCGAGCCTGGCAGACACGCGCTTCCTGGCGCAGCTGCTGGAGACGCTCGGCGTGGAGGTCTACTGGCCGAAGGGCGAGTCGACCTGCCACCTGAACGCTGCCGAACTGAAAAGCACCATCGCGCCTTACGACCAAGTGCGGAAGATGCGGGCGAGCTTCAACGTGCTGGGGCCGCTGATCGCGCGCTCCGGCCATGCCACCGTCTCGCTGCCCGGCGGCTGTGCCATCGGCGCGCGTCCGGTTGACCTGCACCTACAGGCGCTCGCCGCCATGGGCGCGGACCTGAAAGTGGAGCAGGGCTATGTGAAGGCCGCCGCGATCCACGGTCTCAAAGGCGCGCACATCAATTTCTCCATGCCAAGCGTTGGCGCGACCGAGCATGCCATGCTGACCGCCACGCTGGCGGAAGGCGTGACCGTCCTCGAAAACGCCGCGCGTGAGCCTGAGATTGAAGACCTCGCCGTCTGCCTGAACTCCATGGGGGCAGACATCACAGGCGCAGGCACTTCCGTCATCCGCATCAAGGGAACGGAGAGCCTGAAAGGCACAACCCATTCCGTCATGGCGGACCGGATTGAGGCAGGTACCTACGCCATCGCTGCCGCCGCCGCAGGGGGTGACGTGACACTGGACGGCTGCCCCGTCGACGCGCTGGGCGCCATGATTGCCAAGCTGCGCGAAGCGGGCGTGACTGTGGACGCGGACGAGACCGCCCACACGCTGCGCATCCGCCGCAATGGCTCGCACCTGAAAGCCGTGAACCTGTCGACCCAGCCGCACCCCGGCTTCCCGACAGATCTGCAGGCCCAGTTCATGGCCCTGATGGCCATCTCCGAGGGCACCAGCGTCATCCGCGAGACGATCTTCGAGAACCGGTTCATGCACGCACCGGAGCTGTCCCGCCTCGGCGCAGACATCACCGTGCGCGGCCAGGAAGCCATCGTGAAAGGCGTGCCCCAGCTGACGGCAGCGCCTGTCATGGCGACAGATCTGCGTGCATCGGTCTCGCTCGTGATCGCAGGGCTTGCGGCAGAGGGCGAAACCGTGGTGAACCGCATCTACCACCTCGACCGGGGCTTCGAACGGCTGGAAGAGAAGCTGACCGCCTGCGGCGCGAAGATCGAGCGCCGTTCGGGGGAAGAAGAATAG
- a CDS encoding DJ-1/PfpI family protein, whose protein sequence is MQIAILTFEGFNELDSFIAAGILNRMKPKGWQAHITCPAEQVTSMNGVTVQRQRPLSFAAEADAVLIGSGILTRDIASDTGILSQLQLDPKRQLIGAQCSGTLLLAKLGLVGDLPACTDLTTKPWVIEAGVNVLDAPFVAHGNVATAGGCLASQYLAAWMIARGASLNDAAEAMHYVAPVGEKDAYVSRALAAVSPFLPTAEAPMLEDASGLQA, encoded by the coding sequence ATGCAGATTGCGATTCTCACTTTTGAAGGGTTCAACGAGCTGGACTCCTTCATTGCGGCAGGCATCCTGAACCGGATGAAGCCGAAAGGCTGGCAGGCGCACATCACCTGTCCGGCGGAACAGGTGACCTCGATGAACGGCGTGACGGTGCAACGGCAGCGCCCCCTGTCCTTCGCCGCTGAAGCCGATGCGGTCCTCATCGGCAGCGGCATTCTCACCCGCGACATCGCCAGTGATACCGGAATCCTGTCCCAGCTCCAGTTGGACCCGAAACGACAGCTGATCGGGGCACAATGCTCCGGCACGCTGCTGCTTGCGAAGCTGGGTCTTGTCGGCGATCTGCCCGCCTGTACCGATTTGACCACCAAACCGTGGGTGATCGAAGCCGGGGTCAACGTTCTGGACGCGCCTTTCGTGGCGCACGGCAACGTCGCCACCGCAGGCGGGTGCCTTGCCTCTCAATATCTTGCAGCCTGGATGATCGCCCGCGGCGCCTCGCTGAATGATGCCGCCGAGGCCATGCACTATGTCGCGCCGGTCGGGGAGAAAGACGCCTATGTCAGCCGCGCGCTGGCGGCCGTCTCACCGTTCCTGCCGACGGCGGAAGCGCCGATGCTGGAAGACGCCTCAGGCCTGCAGGCGTAG
- a CDS encoding cytochrome P450, whose product MTLSLSSQAYLQAPHEALAAMVAGDAWYRAKMPILGEIDFVTRHAAIHAVLKDKDRFVVDARHAGHKAPFGMPFLPRSLKIMADNVLSMDDPDHARLRRLADAPFRRAAILTQRRKIVAYAHELLDLMETDGNTDLVSGFCRPLPLKVIYGLLGFRPETEVKLSRTLSNLTATDSPLTMLWGLFRLGHVQDMLREEFRALHAEPREGLVSELVHAEADGQKMSENELLAMVFVLFVAGHETTTHLLSSGVWTLLTQRGAADQVRAMDEDARLIAVDELMRYCTPVQMTKPRFVKEDMDFEGRALKRGDRVFGFLAAGNMDPAEFDDPLTLNLSRRPNRHVGFGSGPHVCLGIHLARTEGEAALQVLLSRYPHLAIDGGADNVKWISRSGLRGLKQLPLRLQA is encoded by the coding sequence GTGACACTGTCCCTCTCATCGCAGGCCTATCTTCAGGCCCCGCATGAGGCGCTGGCCGCCATGGTGGCCGGCGATGCCTGGTACCGGGCCAAGATGCCGATTCTGGGGGAAATCGACTTCGTCACCCGCCACGCGGCGATCCATGCCGTGCTGAAAGACAAGGACCGGTTCGTGGTCGATGCCCGCCATGCTGGTCACAAGGCGCCGTTCGGCATGCCCTTCCTGCCGAGATCCCTGAAGATCATGGCGGACAATGTCCTCTCCATGGACGATCCGGACCATGCGCGCCTGCGCCGCCTCGCGGACGCCCCGTTCCGGCGGGCAGCCATCCTGACCCAGCGCCGGAAGATCGTGGCCTATGCGCACGAGTTGCTGGACCTGATGGAAACGGATGGGAACACGGATCTCGTGTCCGGTTTCTGCCGCCCGCTGCCGCTGAAGGTGATCTATGGCCTGCTCGGCTTCCGGCCGGAGACGGAGGTGAAGCTCTCCCGCACGCTCAGCAACCTGACCGCGACCGACTCGCCGCTCACCATGCTGTGGGGCCTGTTCCGGCTCGGCCATGTGCAGGACATGTTGCGCGAGGAGTTCCGCGCCCTGCATGCCGAGCCTCGGGAGGGGCTTGTCTCGGAACTCGTCCATGCCGAAGCGGACGGCCAGAAGATGAGCGAGAACGAACTGTTGGCCATGGTCTTCGTCCTGTTCGTGGCGGGTCACGAGACGACGACGCATCTCCTGTCCTCCGGTGTGTGGACCTTGCTGACCCAGCGGGGTGCAGCCGATCAAGTGCGCGCCATGGACGAGGACGCTCGCCTCATCGCAGTGGATGAGCTGATGCGCTATTGCACGCCCGTCCAGATGACCAAGCCGCGCTTCGTGAAGGAAGACATGGATTTCGAGGGCAGGGCGCTGAAACGGGGCGACCGCGTGTTCGGTTTCCTCGCCGCGGGGAACATGGACCCGGCCGAGTTTGACGATCCGCTGACGCTGAACCTTTCCCGGCGCCCGAACCGGCATGTCGGCTTCGGCTCCGGCCCGCATGTCTGCCTCGGCATCCACCTTGCGCGCACGGAGGGCGAGGCGGCGCTGCAGGTGTTGCTCAGCCGCTATCCGCACCTCGCCATCGACGGCGGCGCAGACAATGTGAAATGGATTTCCCGCTCAGGCCTTCGCGGCCTGAAACAGCTGCCGCTACGCCTGCAGGCCTGA
- a CDS encoding dicarboxylate/amino acid:cation symporter, whose protein sequence is MASAKKPRFTYNRLNRRLDVLVRGKLWLQVILALCAGVGVGLLLGPDLDFVPRDQAAVIGDWLGLPGNLFLALVRMVIIPLAASSIVLGIAGTGGGEALRTVGRKLLVFVMLTTITATMIGISLARFIRPGRGLEHSFPPAPSLKPENLQLAEPQPSALEGITRELPDMITGLIPQNIAASLLEQDMLAIVMFSLFVGVATVTADKKELTRPLVALAEAMLEVSMTVIRTAMRFAPLAVFGLMAETTATNGFSTLVDLATYCGIVLSGLACLLVLYLVIVTVFGRMNPVKFIESVVPVQLLAFSTSSSAAVMPLTMKTAIDKLKTPPSLAGAVVPLASTVNMAGTALYQSVAIMFLADISGTPLSPGDLALVMVTLTGASIGAPAAPGASIAILATTATSFGVPLTGLPLVMGVDRILDMARTLVNVTGDLVLCRIVTPKGRRAMETPDPEDTPVPAEEIPAESPA, encoded by the coding sequence ATGGCCTCCGCGAAGAAGCCCCGCTTCACCTATAACCGCCTGAACCGGCGCCTGGACGTGCTTGTGCGCGGCAAGCTGTGGCTGCAGGTGATCCTGGCCCTGTGCGCAGGGGTCGGCGTCGGTCTCCTGCTGGGGCCTGACCTCGACTTCGTGCCGCGCGACCAGGCCGCCGTCATCGGCGACTGGCTGGGCCTGCCCGGCAATTTGTTCCTCGCGCTGGTGCGGATGGTGATCATCCCGCTGGCCGCCAGTTCCATCGTGCTGGGGATCGCCGGTACCGGCGGCGGGGAAGCTTTGCGCACCGTGGGCCGGAAGCTGCTGGTCTTCGTGATGCTGACGACGATTACCGCCACGATGATCGGTATTTCTCTGGCGCGCTTCATCCGTCCGGGCCGCGGACTGGAACACAGTTTCCCGCCTGCCCCGAGCCTGAAACCGGAAAACCTGCAGCTGGCTGAGCCTCAGCCGTCCGCGCTGGAAGGCATCACGCGGGAACTGCCGGACATGATCACCGGCCTGATCCCGCAGAACATCGCCGCCTCCCTGCTGGAACAGGACATGCTGGCCATCGTCATGTTCTCCCTGTTCGTCGGTGTCGCCACGGTGACCGCCGACAAGAAGGAGCTGACGCGCCCGCTGGTGGCGCTGGCCGAGGCGATGCTGGAAGTCTCGATGACGGTCATCCGCACGGCGATGCGCTTTGCCCCGCTCGCCGTGTTCGGCCTGATGGCAGAAACGACGGCCACCAACGGCTTCAGCACGCTGGTCGACCTTGCCACTTACTGCGGCATCGTCCTTTCGGGCCTTGCCTGCCTGCTGGTGCTCTATCTCGTGATCGTGACCGTGTTCGGACGGATGAACCCGGTGAAGTTCATCGAGTCGGTGGTGCCGGTTCAGCTGCTCGCCTTTTCGACATCCAGTTCGGCCGCCGTCATGCCGCTGACGATGAAGACGGCAATCGACAAGCTGAAAACACCCCCGTCGCTGGCGGGTGCGGTCGTGCCGCTGGCCTCGACCGTGAACATGGCCGGCACGGCGCTCTACCAGTCTGTCGCGATCATGTTCCTGGCGGACATTTCCGGTACGCCGCTCTCACCGGGAGACCTCGCACTGGTGATGGTGACACTGACCGGCGCCTCCATCGGCGCGCCTGCAGCGCCCGGCGCCAGTATTGCGATCCTGGCAACAACCGCGACCAGCTTCGGCGTGCCGCTGACGGGCCTGCCGCTGGTCATGGGCGTCGACCGTATCCTCGACATGGCCCGCACGCTGGTGAACGTGACCGGCGACCTTGTGCTCTGCCGTATCGTCACGCCGAAAGGCAGGCGCGCAATGGAAACGCCGGACCCGGAGGACACCCCGGTTCCGGCGGAAGAAATACCAGCAGAAAGCCCAGCCTGA